A stretch of the Ananas comosus cultivar F153 linkage group 14, ASM154086v1, whole genome shotgun sequence genome encodes the following:
- the LOC109720057 gene encoding phospholipid-transporting ATPase 1-like isoform X1, translating to MTSGQPLLLSSSYAAESSKSQPTISSFGCLCPSSSLSSPKFEYCHSRTVSFADEEGEAISVGYSTCSQRNIENSFSSRRTSRFFSADSQFSQHFVLECSEEDEEHTQLAYRGSMNLQRFPSSHEISMASVGQEKPNKSQRVRHKSTQFEDPFTSEDNPRFIYINDPRRTNDKYEFTGNEIRTSKYTLITFLPKNLFIQFHRLAYLYFLAIAALNQLPPLAVFGRTVSLFPLLFVLFVTAIKDGYEDWRRHRSDRKENNREALVLQSGEFRMKKWKKICAGEVVKIHSDETIPCDMVLLGTSDPNGIAYIQTMNLDGESNLKTRYARQETVSMVTEGGSFSGLIRCEQPNRNIYEFMATMEFNGQRIPLGQSNIVLRGCQLKNTDWVIGVVVYAGQETKAMLNSTASPSKRSRLESYMNRETLWLSVFLFVMCAVVATGMGLWLEIHADRLDTLPYYRKKYFTHGRENGKDYKYYGLAMEIFFAFLSSVIIFQIMIPISLYITMELVRLGQSYFMIEDRRMYDGTSDSRFQCRSLNINEDLGQIKYIFSDKTGTLTENKMEFRRASIYGRDYGNSLHVTGHPSDETDTSGLLGEQRKKLKSEIDVDPDLVSLLHRDLVEEERLAAHDFFLTLAACNTVIPMSARSSSPTSTSEVHEVEAIHYQGESPDELALVNAAAAYGYTLLERTTGHIVIAVNGERMRLEVLGLHEFDSVRKRMSVVIRLPNNAVKVLVKGADTSMLSILDKKCDNTNGNSLPAKIRHATETHLYGYSSQGLRTLVIGSRDLTDAEFAEWQEKYEEASTSITDRSAKLRQTAALIECNLNLLGATGIEDKLQDGVPETIESLRQAGIKVWVLTGDKQETAISIGLSCRLLTQSMQQVIINGTSEDECRCLLLDAKARYCIKSSENVNGTVNLKSDLNREYLDTPKLSSNGSIHENGLRYSGAAADTVDTQLALIIDGTSLVYILEKDLESELFDLATSCAVVLCCRVAPLQKAGIVDLIKSRTNDMTLAIGDGANDVSMIQMADVGVGICGQEGRQAVMASDFAMGQFRFLKRLLLVHGHWNYQRVGYLVLYNFYRNAVFVLMLFWYILCTAFSATQALTDWSSVFYSVIYTSVPTIVVGILDKDLSHKTLLHYPKLYEAGHRQESYNQQLFWITMLDTLWQSLVLFYVPFFIYRNSTIDIWSLGSLWTLAVVVLVNVHLAMDIRRWVFITHVAIWGSIIITFMCMVIIDSIPVFPNYWTIYNLASSRTYWLSIILIAIIALLPRFLFKVIYQIFWPSDIQIAREAEILRKLPKQLGVKPNNDIS from the exons ATGACTTCCGGCCAGCCTTTGCTCTTGTCGTCATCTTATGCAGCAGAATCATCAAAATCTCAACCAACCATTAGTTCGTTTGGCTGTCTCTGCCCTTCCAGCTCGTTGTCTTCTCCCAAATTTGAGTACTGCCACAGTCGTACTGTGAGCTTTGCTGATGAAGAAGGAGAAGCCATTTCTGTTGGATATAGCACCTGTTCTCAGAGAAATATAGAGAACTCATTTTCAAGCAGGAGAACCAGTCGTTTCTTTTCGGCTGATTCTCAATTTTCTCAGCATTTTGTACTGGAATGCtcagaagaagacgaagaacaTACGCAGCTCGCATACAGGGGTTCGATGAATCTACAGCGCTTTCCTTCTTCCCATGAAATTTCAATGGCTTCAGTTGGGCAGGAGAAGCCGAACAAATCTCAGCGGGTCCGCCACAAAAGTACACAGTTTGAAGATCCATTTACGTCAGAGGACAATCCAAGattcatatatattaatgaCCCAAGGAGGACAAATGATAAGTATGAGTTTACAGGAAATGAGATACGGACAAGCAAATATACCTTGATAACTTTTCTGCCAAAAAACCTATTCATTCAGTTTCACCGATTAGCTTACTTGTATTTCTTGGCCATTGCTGCTTTAAATCAGCTTCCTCCTTTGGCTGTATTTGGGAGAACAGTCTCTTTGTTTCCCCTACTATTTGTGCTCTTTGTAACTGCTATTAAGGATGGATATGAAGATTGGCGGCGGCATAGATCTGATAGGAAGGAAAACAATCGAGAGGCCCTTGTCCTGCAATCTGGCGAATTTAGAATGAAGAAATGGAAAAAGATATGTGCTGGAGAGGTGGTGAAGATTCATTCTGATGAAACAATACCTTGTGATATGGTCCTTTTAGGGACCAGCGATCCAAATGGAATAGCATATATACAGACTATGAATTTAGACGGTGAGTCCAACCTAAAGACAAGATATGCTCGGCAGGAAACTGTTTCTATGGTCACTGAAGGGGGTTCCTTCTCAGGGCTAATAAGGTGTGAGCAGCCTAATAGGAATATCTATGAATTTATGGCCACCATGGAGTTCAATGGTCAGAGAATTCCCCTCGGCCAGTCAAATATTGTTTTACGTGGCTGTCAGCTTAAGAACACAGATTGGGTCATCGGTGTTGTGGTTTATGCTGGTCAGGAAACAAAAGCAATGTTGAACAGTACAGCATCGCCTTCTAAAAGAAGCAGGTTGGAGAGCTACATGAACAGAGAAACCCTTTGGTTGtcagtttttctttttgtgatgtGTGCGGTTGTGGCAACTGGAATGGGGCTATGGCTTGAAATTCACGCTGATCGGCTTGATACTCTACCATACTACAGAAAAAAGTACTTCACACATGGCCGTGAGAATGGGAAGGACTACAAATACTACGGTCTTGCTATGGAAatattttttgcctttttgaGCTCTGTTATAATCTTCCAAATAATGATACCTATATCTTTATACATCACAATGGAGCTGGTTCGGTTGGGGCAGTCATATTTTATGATTGAAGATAGACGAATGTATGATGGTACTTCGGATTCAAGATTTCAATGCAGATCTTTGAATATCAATGAGGACTTGGGTCAGATCAAGTACATATTCTCTGATAAGACAGGGACATTGACCGAAAATAAAATGGAATTTCGGAGGGCTAGCATTTATGGGAGGGATTATGGGAATTCCTTGCATGTTACTGGCCATCCATCTGATGAAACAGACACCTCAG GATTACTTGGAGAACAGAGAAAGAAGCTCAAGTCTGAAATTGATGTTGACCCAGACCTGGTGTCACTATTGCACAGAGACCTGGTTGAAGAGGAAAGACTTGCCGCTCATGATTTTTTCCTTACTTTGGCAGCTTGCAACACAGTTATCCCAATGAGTGCACGGAGTTCATCTCCTACTTCAACAAGTGAAGTCCATGAGGTAGAAGCGATACATTATCAGGGCGAGTCTCCTGATGAGCTAGCTTTGGTaaatgctgctgctgcttatgGATACACTCTTCTTGAGAGGACGACCGGTCATATTGTTATTGCTGTTAATGGTGAGAGGATGAG GTTAGAAGTTCTTGGTCTCCATGAATTTGATAGCGTGAGAAAAAGAATGTCTGTGGTCATAAGGCTTCCTAATAATGCTGTAAAGGTTCTTGTGAAGGGTGCCGATACATCCATGCTAAGTATTCTCGACAAAAAGTGTGATAATACTAATGGTAATTCCTTACCTGCCAAAATAAGACATGCAACAGAGACCCATCTCTATGGTTATTCGTCACAAGGCTTACGAACACTAGTAATTGGTTCAAGGGATCTGACTGATGCCGAGTTTGCAGAATGGCAGGAGAAGTATGAAGAAGCTAGCACTTCTATCACCGACAGGTCAGCGAAGTTACGCCAAACTGCTGCCCTAATTGAGTGCAATTTAAATCTTCTTGGGGCTACTGGGATTGAAGATAAATTACAAGATGGTGTTCCTGAAACCATTGAATCTCTTAGGCAAGCAGGAATTAAGGTTTGGGTTTTAACAGGTGATAAGCAGGAGACTGCAATATCAATAGGCCTCTCATGCCGGCTGCTGACCCAAAGTATGCAGCAAGTTATTATAAATGGTACTTCCGAGGATGAGTGCAGATGCCTTTTACTTGATGCTAAAGCCAGATATTGTATAAAGTCTTCAGAGAATGTAAATGGAACTGTTAACCTGAAGAGTGACTTGAATAGAGAATATCTTGACACTCCTAAGTTGAGTTCCAATGGTTCAATACATGAAAATGGTCTTAGATATAGTGGAGCAGCTGCTGATACAGTTGATACCCAACTTGCACTCATAATTGATGGGACCAGTCTTGTCTATATATTAGAGAAAGATCTTGAGTCAGAG TTGTTTGATCTGGCAACATCTTGTGCGGTTGTGCTTTGTTGTCGTGTGGCTCCTTTGCAAAAAGCTGGAATAGTTGATCTGATCAAAAGCAGGACCAATGACATGACTCTAGCAATTGGAGATG GAGCGAATGATGTTTCAATGATCCAGATGGCTGATGTTGGAGTGGGGATATGCGGCCAGGAAGGTCGGCAAGCTGTGATGGCATCAGATTTTGCTATGGGGCAGTTCCGTTTTTTGAAAAGATTGCTTCTTGTACACGGGCACTGGAATTACCAGCGCGTTGGCTATTTGGTCCTGTACAACTTCTACCGCAATGCTGTATTTGTTCTAATGCTCTTCTG GTATATCTTATGCACCGCATTTTCAGCAACTCAAGCTTTGACGGATTGGAGCAGCGTCTTCTATTCTGTAATCTATACATCTGTGCCAACTATTGTGGTTGGGATTCTCGACAAAGATTTAAGCCATAAGACACTCCTCCATTACCCAAAACTTTATGAAGCCGGGCATAGGCAGGAGAGCTATAACCAGCAACTCTTTTGGATTACAATGCTCGATACATTGTGGCAAAGTCTTGTTCTGTTTTATGTCCCTTTCTTCATCTACAGAAACAGCACAATTGATATATGGAGTCTGGGTAGTTTATGGACTCTTGCGGTAGTTGTTCTTGTCAATGTTCATTTGGCAATGGATATCCGGCGTTGGGTATTTATTACTCATGTTGCTATATGGggttcaattattattacttttatgtGCATGGTGATCATAGACTCCATTCCTGTTTTCCCCAACTACTG GACAATATATAATCTTGCTAGTTCAAGGACTTACTGGCTCAGCATTATTCTTATAGCAATTATAGCGTTGCTCCCTCGGTTTCTTTTCAAAGTTATCTATCAGATATTTTGGCCTTCTGATATTCAGATAGCTAGGGAAGCTGAAATTCTGAGGAAGCTACCCAAGCAATTAGGTGTGAAGCCCAATAATGACATCAGCTAA
- the LOC109720057 gene encoding phospholipid-transporting ATPase 1-like isoform X2 has protein sequence MTSGQPLLLSSSYAAESSKSQPTISSFGCLCPSSSLSSPKFEYCHSRTVSFADEEGEAISVGYSTCSQRNIENSFSSRRTSRFFSADSQFSQHFVLECSEEDEEHTQLAYRGSMNLQRFPSSHEISMASVGQEKPNKSQRVRHKSTQFEDPFTSEDNPRFIYINDPRRTNDKYEFTGNEIRTSKYTLITFLPKNLFIQFHRLAYLYFLAIAALNQLPPLAVFGRTVSLFPLLFVLFVTAIKDGYEDWRRHRSDRKENNREALVLQSGEFRMKKWKKICAGEVVKIHSDETIPCDMVLLGTSDPNGIAYIQTMNLDGESNLKTRYARQETVSMVTEGGSFSGLIRCEQPNRNIYEFMATMEFNGQRIPLGQSNIVLRGCQLKNTDWVIGVVVYAGQETKAMLNSTASPSKRSRLESYMNRETLWLSVFLFVMCAVVATGMGLWLEIHADRLDTLPYYRKKYFTHGRENGKDYKYYGLAMEIFFAFLSSVIIFQIMIPISLYITMELVRLGQSYFMIEDRRMYDGTSDSRFQCRSLNINEDLGQIKYIFSDKTGTLTENKMEFRRASIYGRDYGNSLHVTGHPSDETDTSGLLGEQRKKLKSEIDVDPDLVSLLHRDLVEEERLAAHDFFLTLAACNTVIPMSARSSSPTSTSEVHEVEAIHYQGESPDELALVNAAAAYGYTLLERTTGHIVIAVNGERMRLEVLGLHEFDSVRKRMSVVIRLPNNAVKVLVKGADTSMLSILDKKCDNTNGNSLPAKIRHATETHLYGYSSQGLRTLVIGSRDLTDAEFAEWQEKYEEASTSITDRSAKLRQTAALIECNLNLLGATGIEDKLQDGVPETIESLRQAGIKVWVLTGDKQETAISIGLSCRLLTQSMQQVIINGTSEDECRCLLLDAKARYCIKSSENVNGTVNLKSDLNREYLDTPKLSSNGSIHENGLRYSGAAADTVDTQLALIIDGTSLVYILEKDLESELFDLATSCAVVLCCRVAPLQKAGIVDLIKSRTNDMTLAIGDGANDVSMIQMADVGVGICGQEGRQAVMASDFAMGQFRFLKRLLLVHGHWNYQRVGYLVLYNFYRNAVFVLMLFWFLTDEALICFCFTLGSFVQKRTRLTISPQSSPYGLLFFP, from the exons ATGACTTCCGGCCAGCCTTTGCTCTTGTCGTCATCTTATGCAGCAGAATCATCAAAATCTCAACCAACCATTAGTTCGTTTGGCTGTCTCTGCCCTTCCAGCTCGTTGTCTTCTCCCAAATTTGAGTACTGCCACAGTCGTACTGTGAGCTTTGCTGATGAAGAAGGAGAAGCCATTTCTGTTGGATATAGCACCTGTTCTCAGAGAAATATAGAGAACTCATTTTCAAGCAGGAGAACCAGTCGTTTCTTTTCGGCTGATTCTCAATTTTCTCAGCATTTTGTACTGGAATGCtcagaagaagacgaagaacaTACGCAGCTCGCATACAGGGGTTCGATGAATCTACAGCGCTTTCCTTCTTCCCATGAAATTTCAATGGCTTCAGTTGGGCAGGAGAAGCCGAACAAATCTCAGCGGGTCCGCCACAAAAGTACACAGTTTGAAGATCCATTTACGTCAGAGGACAATCCAAGattcatatatattaatgaCCCAAGGAGGACAAATGATAAGTATGAGTTTACAGGAAATGAGATACGGACAAGCAAATATACCTTGATAACTTTTCTGCCAAAAAACCTATTCATTCAGTTTCACCGATTAGCTTACTTGTATTTCTTGGCCATTGCTGCTTTAAATCAGCTTCCTCCTTTGGCTGTATTTGGGAGAACAGTCTCTTTGTTTCCCCTACTATTTGTGCTCTTTGTAACTGCTATTAAGGATGGATATGAAGATTGGCGGCGGCATAGATCTGATAGGAAGGAAAACAATCGAGAGGCCCTTGTCCTGCAATCTGGCGAATTTAGAATGAAGAAATGGAAAAAGATATGTGCTGGAGAGGTGGTGAAGATTCATTCTGATGAAACAATACCTTGTGATATGGTCCTTTTAGGGACCAGCGATCCAAATGGAATAGCATATATACAGACTATGAATTTAGACGGTGAGTCCAACCTAAAGACAAGATATGCTCGGCAGGAAACTGTTTCTATGGTCACTGAAGGGGGTTCCTTCTCAGGGCTAATAAGGTGTGAGCAGCCTAATAGGAATATCTATGAATTTATGGCCACCATGGAGTTCAATGGTCAGAGAATTCCCCTCGGCCAGTCAAATATTGTTTTACGTGGCTGTCAGCTTAAGAACACAGATTGGGTCATCGGTGTTGTGGTTTATGCTGGTCAGGAAACAAAAGCAATGTTGAACAGTACAGCATCGCCTTCTAAAAGAAGCAGGTTGGAGAGCTACATGAACAGAGAAACCCTTTGGTTGtcagtttttctttttgtgatgtGTGCGGTTGTGGCAACTGGAATGGGGCTATGGCTTGAAATTCACGCTGATCGGCTTGATACTCTACCATACTACAGAAAAAAGTACTTCACACATGGCCGTGAGAATGGGAAGGACTACAAATACTACGGTCTTGCTATGGAAatattttttgcctttttgaGCTCTGTTATAATCTTCCAAATAATGATACCTATATCTTTATACATCACAATGGAGCTGGTTCGGTTGGGGCAGTCATATTTTATGATTGAAGATAGACGAATGTATGATGGTACTTCGGATTCAAGATTTCAATGCAGATCTTTGAATATCAATGAGGACTTGGGTCAGATCAAGTACATATTCTCTGATAAGACAGGGACATTGACCGAAAATAAAATGGAATTTCGGAGGGCTAGCATTTATGGGAGGGATTATGGGAATTCCTTGCATGTTACTGGCCATCCATCTGATGAAACAGACACCTCAG GATTACTTGGAGAACAGAGAAAGAAGCTCAAGTCTGAAATTGATGTTGACCCAGACCTGGTGTCACTATTGCACAGAGACCTGGTTGAAGAGGAAAGACTTGCCGCTCATGATTTTTTCCTTACTTTGGCAGCTTGCAACACAGTTATCCCAATGAGTGCACGGAGTTCATCTCCTACTTCAACAAGTGAAGTCCATGAGGTAGAAGCGATACATTATCAGGGCGAGTCTCCTGATGAGCTAGCTTTGGTaaatgctgctgctgcttatgGATACACTCTTCTTGAGAGGACGACCGGTCATATTGTTATTGCTGTTAATGGTGAGAGGATGAG GTTAGAAGTTCTTGGTCTCCATGAATTTGATAGCGTGAGAAAAAGAATGTCTGTGGTCATAAGGCTTCCTAATAATGCTGTAAAGGTTCTTGTGAAGGGTGCCGATACATCCATGCTAAGTATTCTCGACAAAAAGTGTGATAATACTAATGGTAATTCCTTACCTGCCAAAATAAGACATGCAACAGAGACCCATCTCTATGGTTATTCGTCACAAGGCTTACGAACACTAGTAATTGGTTCAAGGGATCTGACTGATGCCGAGTTTGCAGAATGGCAGGAGAAGTATGAAGAAGCTAGCACTTCTATCACCGACAGGTCAGCGAAGTTACGCCAAACTGCTGCCCTAATTGAGTGCAATTTAAATCTTCTTGGGGCTACTGGGATTGAAGATAAATTACAAGATGGTGTTCCTGAAACCATTGAATCTCTTAGGCAAGCAGGAATTAAGGTTTGGGTTTTAACAGGTGATAAGCAGGAGACTGCAATATCAATAGGCCTCTCATGCCGGCTGCTGACCCAAAGTATGCAGCAAGTTATTATAAATGGTACTTCCGAGGATGAGTGCAGATGCCTTTTACTTGATGCTAAAGCCAGATATTGTATAAAGTCTTCAGAGAATGTAAATGGAACTGTTAACCTGAAGAGTGACTTGAATAGAGAATATCTTGACACTCCTAAGTTGAGTTCCAATGGTTCAATACATGAAAATGGTCTTAGATATAGTGGAGCAGCTGCTGATACAGTTGATACCCAACTTGCACTCATAATTGATGGGACCAGTCTTGTCTATATATTAGAGAAAGATCTTGAGTCAGAG TTGTTTGATCTGGCAACATCTTGTGCGGTTGTGCTTTGTTGTCGTGTGGCTCCTTTGCAAAAAGCTGGAATAGTTGATCTGATCAAAAGCAGGACCAATGACATGACTCTAGCAATTGGAGATG GAGCGAATGATGTTTCAATGATCCAGATGGCTGATGTTGGAGTGGGGATATGCGGCCAGGAAGGTCGGCAAGCTGTGATGGCATCAGATTTTGCTATGGGGCAGTTCCGTTTTTTGAAAAGATTGCTTCTTGTACACGGGCACTGGAATTACCAGCGCGTTGGCTATTTGGTCCTGTACAACTTCTACCGCAATGCTGTATTTGTTCTAATGCTCTTCTG GTTTCTCACTGATGAGGCATTAATATGTTTTTGTTTTACGTTGGGCTCTTTTGTTCAAAAGAGAACCCGGCTGACTATTAGCCCTCAAAGCAGTCCATATGgccttttattttttccttag